AAACGGAGCTTTCATTGTTAATGGGATTGAAAAGTTTGTTGTTGCTCAGATCGTGAGATCACCAGGTGCTTACATTCTAAATAAGTCACAAGTTAAACTATCTAACTCAAGAAAACGTAACCAAGAAGGTTATATCTGTGAAGTATTCCCTTCTAAGGGAACATTAATGTTGTTCTATATTGCTGAAAACAAAGACTTTGTTCAAGCAGTTGTGCGTGATGTTGGTGGTGAAAGTGCTAAGGTATTTTCAATTACGACATTGCTTAAAGCCTTTGGTTTAAGTGAGATTAAGATTAAAGAGATCTTTAATAATAATGATTACATCTTAAGATCATTAGAATCTGAGTTTTATAATGAAAAACAAATTCTTAATGAAGCTGATATCGCGCAATTAATCCGCGATATCGAATCAGACCGCATTAGCAAAGTTAAATCTTTACCGATTGATCAAAAATGAAAGAACTTAGTTTTAGATTGATACAAACTGAACCAAGAAAAGCAAGAACTACTAAACTCATCTAACCCAAATCCAACTAAGATCGAGTCTTTAAACACCCACATCGGTGTTGTTTTAAGAAAACTAATCTGTGAAAAGGCTGCTAAACACGTAATTCAAGAACTATCAATCTCAACAAGAAGTCTTGATAACGTTTCACAAAAAGAAGAGATCTCTTACCAATCAATCTTATTACAACACTTCTTCCAAAAGAAACGTTATGACCTATCTTCAGCAGGTCGTCACAAATTCGTTCGTAAACTAAGAGTTTCTGAACGTTTATACCAACGAACAATTGCTCAAGATATTAAAGATCTTGATGGTAATGTTGTAATTAAGCAAGGGACGTTAATGCTTAAAGAACAACTTGATTTATTTAAACGTTTATCAAAAGAAAAACGTTTAGATATCATCAAGCAGATCGATTTCATTAACCCAGAACTTAATACGCAATTTACTGATGTAAATACGTATGAAGAAGTTCAGATTTATGTTAATAATGATCTAAGAAATGAAACAACCCAAATTATTGGGATCGATGGATCTAATGAATCGATTGAAACTTTAACTTTAGCTGATCTAATTTCGATCGTTTCATATATTGTTAACTTACCATTCAATATCGGTTTATATGACGATATTGATCATTTAGGCAATAAGCGTTTAAAACTAATTAACGAACTATTAAAATCTAAAGTTCAAACCGGAATGATGCGGATTGAAAAATACATCAAAGATAAGTTACAAACTGCAGATGGTAATAATAAGTTAGCTGATCAAGATGCTGAAAACGATCCTGATTCAGATCTTGGTACTAAGAGTAGTAATGATCTAACTGTGAAATCAGTTATTAATCCAAAACCATTCCAAATCGTGATTAAAGATTTCTTTAACACGCACCAATTAACCCAATTCTTAGACCAACAAAACCCATTATCTGAATTAACTAATAAGAGAAGAATTTCAGCAATGGGTCCTGGGGGGATCTCACGGGAAGACCCTAACTTAGATATTCGTGACGTTCACTACTCTCACTATGGAAGAATCTGTCCGATTGAAACCCCTGAAGGGATGAACATCGGTTTGATTATGTCATTAGCGTTTTATGCGACCATTGATAAGAACGGTTTCTTAATGACCCCTTATCTAAAAGTAGAAAACGGTAAGATTACAGATAAAGTTGAACACTTAACTGCACTAAGAGAAGATGAATATATTATTGCAGAAGCTTCTTCTTATATGGATGTTGCTAAAGATGGAACGATTAATAACGAAAAGATTATTGCTAGATATCGTTCATCTCAAGATCTATATGACCCTAAGCAAGTTGATTATATCGACGTTTCACCAAAACAAGTTGTTTCAGTAGCAGCTTCATTAATTCCGTTTTTAGAAAACGATGACTCGTCTCGGGCTTTGATGGGTGCAAACATGCAACGTCAAGCTACACCTTTACTAAAACCTTACTCTCCATTAGTTGGGACTGGTGTTGAGTATAAGATCGCTCAAGACTCAGGGATGTTAGTAACTGCTAAAAATCCTGGAACAGTTACTTATGTTGATGCAAGTAAGATCACTGTTAAAGGTGAAGATAATAAATCAACTGATTACAACTTATTAAAGTTTGTTAAATCAAATAAGAACACTTGTTATAACCAATCACCGATCGTTGCTGTTGGTGATAAGATTGAAACTAACCAAGCTTTAGCTGATGGTCCATCAATGAAAAATGGTGAGCTCGCACTAGGACAAAACGTTCTAGTTGGTTTTACTACTTGAAGTGGTTATAACTACGAAGACGCAGTGATTATCTCTGACCGTTTATTTAAGGACGATGTTTATTCATCAATTCATATCGATGAATACACGATCGAATGTTTAAGAACTAAAAACGGTGATGAAGAAATTACTAGAGATATTCCAAATATCTCAGAATCAGCTAAGCGCTACCTTGATGAAGAAGGTGTGATTATGGTTGGGGCTGAAGTTAAAGAAGGTGATATCTTAGTAGGGAAAACTTCACCAAAAGGTCAAGTTGAACTAACCCCTGAAGAAAAACTGATCCAAGCAATCTTAGGTGATAAGGTAAAACAAGTTCGTGAATCATCACTAAAAGTACCAAACGGTGGTGATGGGATCGTTGCTGGAATCAAGCGTTTTAGTATTGCTAATGGTGATGAATTAGAAGATGACGTTTTAGAACTAGTTAAGGTTTACGTAGTTCAAAAACGAAAGATTCAGATCGGTGATAAGGTTGCTGGTAGACACGGTAACAAGGGGATTATTTCTAAGATCGTTGCCCAAGAAGATATGCCTCACCTTGAAGATGGAACCCCACTTGATATCTTATTAAACCCATTAGGGGTGCCTAGCCGGATGAATATTGGTCAGATCTTTGAATTACATTTAGGTTATGCAGCTAGAAAGTTAGCTAAAGCTAAATTAATTGAAGCTTGTTTTGATAAGAAACTAGCTGATCAATTAGACACAGTATTTGGTTTAGAAAAATCAAAAACTCAAAGTTTAATTAAAAACCTAGTTGAGCATATGAAATCAATTGGGGTAACTAGTCTTGCACAAACTAAGAACCGCGTTCGTACGATCGATATTGATATCGTACTAAAACAATTAGGTTTAACTTATGATGATTTAGCATTTAAGATTGCCACACCAGTATTTGAAGGTGTGAATATGGAAGATCTAAAAGCAATCATGTCAGAAGCTGGGATCGACCCTGATAAGACTGAAGGTAAGTTTAAACTGATCGATGGTCGAACTGGTGAACCGTTTGAAAAACCAATCTCAGTTGGTATCATGTACATGTTAAAACTTGACCACATGGTTGATGATAAGATTCACGCCAGAGCAGTTGGTCCTTATTCTAAGATTACCCAACAACCACTAGGTGGTAAGTCACAAAACGGTGGTCAAAGATTTGGGGAGATGGAA
The nucleotide sequence above comes from Mycoplasmoides gallisepticum. Encoded proteins:
- the rpoB gene encoding DNA-directed RNA polymerase subunit beta — translated: MKKNSAFHNTQYSPKVVRRDYSKVHNKYNPLNLPGIQVNAYKQFLEKELEEIIGSYFPIKSPNGKYSVEFHGMKILDPQITKEEASAESKTYDASLYVNLSLVNHQTGTVKKISKKSAKSKAEGIYFADIPLMTENGAFIVNGIEKFVVAQIVRSPGAYILNKSQVKLSNSRKRNQEGYICEVFPSKGTLMLFYIAENKDFVQAVVRDVGGESAKVFSITTLLKAFGLSEIKIKEIFNNNDYILRSLESEFYNEKQILNEADIAQLIRDIESDRISKVKSLPIDQKWKNLVLDWYKLNQEKQELLNSSNPNPTKIESLNTHIGVVLRKLICEKAAKHVIQELSISTRSLDNVSQKEEISYQSILLQHFFQKKRYDLSSAGRHKFVRKLRVSERLYQRTIAQDIKDLDGNVVIKQGTLMLKEQLDLFKRLSKEKRLDIIKQIDFINPELNTQFTDVNTYEEVQIYVNNDLRNETTQIIGIDGSNESIETLTLADLISIVSYIVNLPFNIGLYDDIDHLGNKRLKLINELLKSKVQTGMMRIEKYIKDKLQTADGNNKLADQDAENDPDSDLGTKSSNDLTVKSVINPKPFQIVIKDFFNTHQLTQFLDQQNPLSELTNKRRISAMGPGGISREDPNLDIRDVHYSHYGRICPIETPEGMNIGLIMSLAFYATIDKNGFLMTPYLKVENGKITDKVEHLTALREDEYIIAEASSYMDVAKDGTINNEKIIARYRSSQDLYDPKQVDYIDVSPKQVVSVAASLIPFLENDDSSRALMGANMQRQATPLLKPYSPLVGTGVEYKIAQDSGMLVTAKNPGTVTYVDASKITVKGEDNKSTDYNLLKFVKSNKNTCYNQSPIVAVGDKIETNQALADGPSMKNGELALGQNVLVGFTTWSGYNYEDAVIISDRLFKDDVYSSIHIDEYTIECLRTKNGDEEITRDIPNISESAKRYLDEEGVIMVGAEVKEGDILVGKTSPKGQVELTPEEKLIQAILGDKVKQVRESSLKVPNGGDGIVAGIKRFSIANGDELEDDVLELVKVYVVQKRKIQIGDKVAGRHGNKGIISKIVAQEDMPHLEDGTPLDILLNPLGVPSRMNIGQIFELHLGYAARKLAKAKLIEACFDKKLADQLDTVFGLEKSKTQSLIKNLVEHMKSIGVTSLAQTKNRVRTIDIDIVLKQLGLTYDDLAFKIATPVFEGVNMEDLKAIMSEAGIDPDKTEGKFKLIDGRTGEPFEKPISVGIMYMLKLDHMVDDKIHARAVGPYSKITQQPLGGKSQNGGQRFGEMEVWALQAYGAAHNLREILTIKSDDVRGRNMTYNAIVKGLSIPEPGVPESFKLLTKELQGLGMTLNVLYDDDSIENINNISVVDESLEPKIHDAEFDTFTLDDYNDDNF